From the genome of Haladaptatus sp. R4, one region includes:
- a CDS encoding DUF192 domain-containing protein: protein MHVVHRRDGEERTLVAHVEPVDSLRSRVEGLVRLAVRDDYGLVFEFGSVGDRRASTVATPLALDVVWTENGEVTNVARLPRWTGTARGTGDRVFEFSGGVVRNVRPGDELVTSQAQSSRSTE, encoded by the coding sequence ATGCACGTCGTTCACCGACGGGATGGGGAGGAACGGACGCTCGTCGCACACGTCGAACCTGTGGATTCGCTTCGGTCGCGTGTCGAAGGGCTCGTTCGACTCGCCGTTCGTGACGACTACGGATTGGTGTTCGAGTTCGGTTCGGTCGGCGACCGTCGCGCTTCGACAGTGGCGACGCCGCTGGCGCTCGACGTGGTGTGGACGGAAAACGGGGAAGTGACGAACGTCGCTCGATTACCCCGCTGGACGGGGACGGCGCGTGGAACGGGAGATCGTGTGTTCGAGTTCTCGGGTGGTGTCGTGCGTAACGTCCGACCGGGTGACGAACTCGTGACGAGTCAGGCCCAGTCGTCGCGCTCGACGGAGTAA
- a CDS encoding helix-turn-helix domain-containing protein — protein MFRPRHRTIVVFTALLLVATVPLGFVVPAVASTPIADEPVADTPVHHTPPAQRHSNAASLNDPFGVGSHGFPIPNGPASAMEYADIDEAPGSITVGSYSRYDGSNPLNNATRATIYAAVAEEPGLSLSALSEETDIPRSTVRYHVRILQEEKLVETTTVRGKRRVNPAGDDNPALAASLSDEATATLLETVARDGPASVSDLADALDRTPGTVSYHLERLADDGLVERERAGNAVVTTLPDSVAAAVGTTMDAIDAD, from the coding sequence ATGTTCCGACCTCGCCATCGTACAATCGTGGTGTTCACCGCCCTGCTCCTCGTTGCGACGGTCCCTCTCGGGTTCGTCGTCCCAGCGGTGGCAAGCACACCAATAGCAGACGAACCGGTAGCGGACACGCCGGTACACCATACACCACCAGCACAGCGACATTCGAACGCAGCGTCCCTCAATGACCCCTTCGGCGTCGGTTCGCACGGCTTCCCCATCCCGAACGGACCCGCGTCGGCGATGGAGTACGCCGATATCGACGAAGCACCCGGTTCGATAACCGTCGGGAGCTACAGTCGGTACGACGGGTCGAACCCGCTCAACAACGCCACGCGGGCCACGATATACGCTGCCGTCGCCGAGGAACCTGGACTCTCCCTGTCGGCACTGAGCGAGGAAACCGACATTCCGCGTTCGACGGTTCGCTACCACGTCAGGATTCTGCAGGAGGAAAAGTTGGTCGAGACGACCACCGTCCGCGGAAAGCGTCGGGTGAACCCCGCTGGCGACGACAACCCCGCGTTGGCCGCCTCGCTCTCGGACGAGGCGACTGCCACCCTGCTCGAAACGGTCGCCCGTGACGGTCCCGCGAGCGTCTCCGACCTCGCGGACGCGCTCGACCGGACCCCCGGCACCGTCTCGTATCACTTGGAACGTCTCGCCGACGACGGCCTCGTGGAGCGGGAACGTGCTGGCAACGCGGTGGTCACGACGCTCCCGGACAGCGTCGCGGCCGCGGTGGGAACGACGATGGACGCCATCGACGCCGACTGA
- a CDS encoding DUF4870 domain-containing protein, whose translation MAVEPKTTTDVTESTGSETGSGLDENLAGALAYLLSPITGLLFFLIEGDNKFVRFHAAQSIVFGVGMFVIYIGMSIVQMILLFIPRLGGLLSLLFSLAYLVVGFAAFLTWLFLMYKAYSNERFALPVFGTLADRLA comes from the coding sequence ATGGCTGTCGAACCAAAAACGACGACCGACGTTACTGAATCGACCGGCTCGGAAACCGGCAGTGGACTCGACGAGAACCTCGCGGGGGCGCTCGCGTATCTGCTCAGTCCGATAACTGGACTCCTGTTCTTCCTGATCGAAGGGGACAACAAATTCGTCAGATTCCACGCCGCCCAGAGCATTGTCTTCGGCGTCGGGATGTTCGTGATCTACATCGGCATGAGTATCGTCCAGATGATCCTGCTGTTCATCCCGCGTCTGGGTGGATTGCTCTCGCTGTTGTTCTCGCTGGCGTACCTCGTGGTGGGATTCGCGGCGTTCCTGACGTGGCTCTTCCTGATGTACAAGGCGTACTCGAACGAGCGGTTCGCGCTCCCCGTGTTCGGAACACTGGCGGACCGACTCGCGTAA